Proteins encoded in a region of the Panicum hallii strain FIL2 chromosome 3, PHallii_v3.1, whole genome shotgun sequence genome:
- the LOC112884070 gene encoding diphosphomevalonate decarboxylase MVD2, peroxisomal-like, protein MASEEEGQWVLMATGRSPTNIAVIKYWGKRDEALILPVNDSISVTLDPDHLSATTTVAVSPSFSADRMWLNGKEISLSGGRFQSCLREIRKRARDFEDEKKGIKIKKEDWEKLHVHIASYNNFPTAAGLASSAAGFACLVFTLGKLMNVKEDYGELSSIARQGSGSACRSIYGGFVKWCMGKKDDGSDSIAVQLADEAHWKDLVIIIAVVSSKQKETSSTSGMRDSVETSPLLQYRAQTVVPSRVLKMEEAIKNHDFELFAKLTCADSNQFHAVCLDTSPPIFYMNDTSHRIIGLVEKWNHSEGCPQVAYTFDAGPNAVLIAWDRKTAVLLLQKLLYYFPPQDKDLSSYLVGDKSILSDAGLHSIEDVEALPAPPEMKMHDQKFKGDVSYFICSRLGAGPKAVADESQALLDSVTGIPKGV, encoded by the exons ATGGCttcggaggaggaggggcagtGGGTGCTGATGGCGACGGGGCGGTCGCCGACCAACATCGCGGTGATCAAGTACTGGGGGAAGCGCGACGAGGCGCTCATCCTCCCCGTCAACGACAGCATCAGCGTCACCCTCGATCCCGACCACctctccgccaccaccaccgtcgcCGTCAGCCCGTCCTTCTCCGCCGACCGCATGTGGCTCAACGGCAAG GAAATCTCGTTGTCAGGAGGAAGGTTTCAGAGCTGCCTGAGAGAGATCAGGAAGCGTGCTCGTGATTTTGAGGATGAAAAGAAGGGGATCAAGATAAAGAAAGAGGACTGGGAGAAGTTGCATGTCCACATAGCTTCGTATAACAACTTCCCCACCGCTGCTGGTTTGGCCTCCTCGGCTGCTGGCTTTGCTTGTCTCG TTTTCACCCTTGGAAAGCTAATGAATGTGAAAGAAGACTATGGAGAGCTTTCTTCAATAGCAAG GCAGGGATCTGGGAGTGCATGCCGCAGTATCTATGGTGGATTTGTGAAATGGTGTATGGGAAAA AAAGATGATGGAAGTGACAGTATTGCGGTGCAGCTTGCTGATGAAGCACATTGGAAGGATCTTGTAATTATTATTGCAGTG GTCAGTTCAAAGCAGAAGGAAACAAGTAGCACCAGTGGGATGCGGGATAGTGTTGAAACAAGTCCCCTCTTGCAGTACAGGGCCCAG ACTGTAGTGCCAAGTCGGGTGTTGAAAATGGAAGAGGCTATCAAGAATCACGACTTTGAATTGTTTGCCAAGTTAACTTGTGCTGATAGCAATCAGTTTCATGCTGTATGTTTAGATACGAGCCCTCCCATCTTTTATATGAATGATACATCACACAG GATAATTGGTCTTGTAGAAAAGTGGAACCACTCGGAAGGATGCCCACAG GTTGCCTACACCTTCGATGCTGGCCCTAACGCAGTTTTAATTGCATGGGACCGTAAAACTGCAGTACTTCTCCTTCAGAAGCTCTTGTACTATTTCCCTCCACAAGACAAGGATTTGAGCAG CTATTTGGTCGGCGACAAATCAATTCTAAGTGATGCTGGATTGCATTCCATAGAAGACGTTGAGGCTCTCCCAGCACCTCCAGAAATGAAGATGCATGATCAGAAATTCAAGGGCGACGTTAGCTACTTCATCTGCAGCAGGCTTGGGGCTGGACCAAAGGCTGTCGCTGACGAAAGCCAAGCACTGCTCGATTCTGTCACGGGGATTCCAAAAGGAGTGTGA
- the LOC112886252 gene encoding uncharacterized protein LOC112886252, with translation MADLGLWKQAWRWVLSQKHILAWAHTAACGSRERLAFLVDRHWPAVSRACATSSRLALAALRQWRGCMARGVLAVASLGPAAVFVILWSFFVCMTSPAWALFALLSLGAAGAVVHYMGYTPGLFIVGLFGILIMWMYGYFWITGMLLVAGGCMCSLKHARYVIPILTTYAIYCVAVRVGWLGVFLTLNLSFLTNDLLNKLLQGYEGCTEEEQFEDMKDSDPVMDEFYRSCEFPPTPDSEPETVSSAKPYCSAPTQDVLHVQKEEPPSKVVKSDSSSLDEIKRIMDGSNYYEVLGIPRNRSIDQKSLKKEYHRMVLLVHPDKNMGNPLACESFKKLQSAYEVLSDFTKKNSYDEQLRKEESQNMTPRSRVVSQQSGVEFLSEESRRIQCTKCGNFHIWICTKRSKTKARFCQGCDQFHQAKDGDGWVETRFSTSVKMEIPRAFVCAESKIFDVSEWATCQGMECKPNTHGPTFMVNMVGADRMPQRSYSSRYPFSLDAEMIPEDEFELWLQQALASGVFADSPKRRKSWSPFKLPQKGIKSWRRSS, from the exons ATGGCGGATTTGGGGCTGTGGAAGCAGGCGTGGAGGTGGGTGCTGTCCCAGAAGCACATCCTGGCGTGGGCGCacacggcggcgtgcggcagccGGGAGCGCCTCGCCTTCCTGGTCGATCGGCACTGGCCGGCCGTGTCCCGGGCCTGCGCGACCTCCTCGCGCCTCGCGCTCGCTGCGCTGCGGCAATGGCGCGGATGTATGGCGCGCGGCGTGCTGGCGGTGGCGAGCCTGGGCCCTGCCGCGGTGTTCGTGATCCTCTGGAGCTTCTTCGTGTGCATGACCTCCCCGGCGTGGGCTCTCTTCGCGCTCCTTAGCCTG GGGGCTGCTGGTGCAGTTGTTCACTATATGGGCTACACACCTGGCCTTTTCATTGTTGGGCTGTTTGGGATATTGATTATGTGGATGTATGGCTACTTTTGGATTACAGGAATGCTTCTAGTTGCTGGAG GTTGTATGTGCTCTTTGAAACATGCTCGATATGTGATACCGATTTTGACCACATATGCTATTTATTGTGTGGCTGTTCGTGTTGGGTGGCTTGGAGTCTTCTTGACACTCAATCTTTCGTTCTTGACAAATGATCTTCTTAATAAGTTACTGCAAGGATATGAGGGATGCACCGAAGAAGAACAATTCGAAGATATGAAGGATTCTGATCCAGTTATGGATGAGTTCTATCGTAGCTGTGAATTCCCTCCGACTCCTGACAGTGAACCTGAGACTGTATCTTCTGCAAAGCCATATTGCTCAGCACCCACCCAAGATGTCTTACATGTACAAAAAGAGGAACCTCCTAGTAAAGTAGTGAAATCTGATTCTAGTTCATTGGATGAGATTAAGAGGATAATGGATGGTTCGAACTATTATGAAGTTTTGGGCATACCTCGTAACAGAAGCATTGATCAAAAGTCCCTGAAAAAAGAATACCACAGAATG GTCCTGCTTGTACATCCTGATAAAAATATGGGAAATCCGTTGGCTTGTGAGTCATTCAAAAAGCTTCAATCAGCTTACGAG GTCCTCTCTGATTTCACAAAGAAAAACAGCTATGATGAACAGCTGAGGAAAGAAGAATCACAGAATATGACCCCAAGATCACGCGTTGTCTCTCAACAG AGTGGGGTAGAGTTTCTTTCCGAAGAGTCCAGGCGTATACAATGCACTAAGTGTGGTAATTTCCATATATGGATATGCACCAAGAGAAGTAAAACAAAAGCAAGATTCTGTCAG GGTTGCGATCAGTTTCATCAGGCCAAGGATGGAGATGGATGGGTTGAAACCAGATTTTCAACCTCCGTCAAG ATGGAAATACCACGAGCTTTTGTTTGTGCTGAGAGCAAAATATTTGATGTGTCTGAGTGGGCTACCTGCCAG GGAATGGAGTGTAAGCCTAACACTCATGGTCCAACTTTTATGGTGAACATGGTCGGAGCAGATAGGATGCCTCAGAGATCCTACAGTTCCCGGTATCCCTTCAGCTTGGATGCAGAGATGATCCCTGAAGATGAATTTGAGCTGTGGCTTCAGCAGGCATTGGCATCAGGTGTCTTTGCTGACAGCCCGAAGCGCAGGAAAAGCTGGAGTCCGTTCAAGCTGCCCCAAAAGGGGATTAAAAGTTGGCGGAGATCATCATGA